TTTTTTATTTCTGAAACTACCTTGTTTAAATTTGAATCAAACAATTCCTTTGGTTTTGCTACAGCCCTATTATTGGTCATTCCACTTAGGTAACCAATATTATAAGTAACAATACTATAAATGGAATCATTATCTATAGTGGAATCGTAATTGTGAGTGCTTAATTTGGCATATTCTTTTTCATTCATTGTTGGTGAAGAAGCCCAAAAGAAAAATACAAATGCCAAAGCCACTATAACCATTAATAGTTTTAAAATAATCCTCACTAGTTTCTTCATAAAAATTAAAAATATGTTAAATTGGTTTTCAAATTTAAACTTTTTTAGTTTTGCTTAGTCATAGAAGCGTAATTTAAAATTAAAACCATGAAAAAATTAGTAGCTTTATTTATTTTAATGTTTACGGTAAGTACAACATTATTAGCTCAAAAGAAACAAAAGAAAGACGATTTAAGCATAGATCAAAAAACGGAATTAAAGTTAAAGCATATGACTTTAAAGTTTGATTTAACAGCGCAACAACAACGTCAAATTAAGCCTTTATTAGCACAAACAATTAGCGATCACATGGCTATGAAAGAAAAAAGAAAAGCTATGAAGGCAAAAAAACAAAAACTTACTGCAGATGAGCGTTATGAAATAAAAAACAGCATGCTTGACAAGCAAATTGCTTTTAAAGCTGAAATGAAAAAGATTTTAAACGAAAAGCAGTATGAAAAGTTTGAAAAAGCGCATGCACGAAGAGGGCAAAAAATGAAAAAGCGAATTAAAAAGCATAAAAGAGAAAAGCATTCACAACAAGGTGATGAGCATTAATAGAAAAAATAAAAAGTTCGGTTTTTAACCGAACTTTTTATTTTAACCAACTATCTAAATTTATTTTATAAGTTTTTCCAATTGGAATAATATAATCGTGTATTCTAATTCTATTTCCTTCTATTTCTTTTACGTGTTTTTTTGCAACTATAAAAGATTTATGCACTTGTACAAACAAATCTTCTTCTAATGATTCTTTAAACACCGATATCTTTTCTCTTACACTCAATTCTTCCTCTTTACAAACTACTTTACAATAATTCCCCAAAGCTTCAACAAACAAAATATCTTTTATTTGTACCTGAATGTGCTTTTTGTTACTCCTTAAAAACAAACTATCATCTTCTACTCTTTTAACTCGCTGTATTTCTTCCTCACCTGTTTCTAATTTATTTGTAGCTTTTAAAAA
The sequence above is a segment of the Tenacibaculum sp. 190130A14a genome. Coding sequences within it:
- a CDS encoding LytTR family DNA-binding domain-containing protein; its protein translation is MIKYIIIDDEPVAHDIIKGYGDFLPNFKFVKSCYDAIEALEFLSKNQVDLIFLDLNMPKLKGFDFLRTLSKKPNVIVTTAYKEYALEGYELNVLDYLLKPFSFERFLKATNKLETGEEEIQRVKRVEDDSLFLRSNKKHIQVQIKDILFVEALGNYCKVVCKEEELSVREKISVFKESLEEDLFVQVHKSFIVAKKHVKEIEGNRIRIHDYIIPIGKTYKINLDSWLK